The DNA region TGATCTCCGCCGGCCCGTTCAGCGTGAGCACCGGCGCGTCGTTGCGCACAGTGAGGACAGCCGGCGTGCTCGTGGTGACACCGCAGTCGCACTCGTCCACCACGCAATCGTATTGACCGCCGTCCGCGATGCTTGTGACTGTGAAGGAATACGAGTCGCTCGTTGCGCCGCTGATCGGCAGCCCATTCTTGCGCCATTGGTACGTGATTTCGCCGCCGATGCGGGCGCTGGCTGCGACGCTGAAGGAGACCATCTCGCCCGGGCAGCGCGTGGCATCGACCGGCTGCTGGGTGATATCCGGCCCGTGAGGATGCACAGTCAGTGTCGCCGCTGAACTGGTGATCAGCGAGCCACAGGCGTTGGTTATTACCACGTCGTACGAGCCGCCATCGTCCAGGCTGTCCGGCGCAAGCGGGAACGTGTCGCTGGTCGCGCCGGAGATGTCTATGCCCTCCCTGCGCCACTGATACGACAGCGGTTCGGTCCCCGAAGCGACGACGCTGAACGCCCCCGGCGTTCCACCGATGCAGAGCTGCGTGCTTGCGGGCGGACTGCTGATGATGGGCTGCGACTCCGTGACGGTCACTTGGGTCGTGCAGGCGACCGGTGGGGCCGAGCCGTCGCTCACCTGGACTTCGACCGTGTGCACGCCGACGGAATATGCCCGAGAGAGGGCCAACGTCGCCGTTGTTGCAAGGCTGCCACCGTCGGGCACGTTGTCGGTCTGGACCACGAAGGTGTCAACCAGCCAGGTGACCGTCAGCGGATCGCCATCGGCGTCGGCAATGGGGCTGGTCAGCTCGATCGTAGCGCCGGCCGACGAGGTGCATTCGGCGGTGGCAGTTTCCGGACAATTGACCGTCGGCGGGTTGTTCACGACCGCCTTGCAAATGAACGCGTCGAAGGTCCCGACGGCGCCCGCCTTGATTGTCTGGAACGCCCCCGGCGTTACGGGGAAGCTCGTGGAATTCGTCCAACCTGTTACGTAGGCATCGCCGGCCGCGTCGAGCGCCACGCCATAGCCGGCATCACCCCCGGTGGTCGTTGCGCCTCCGCCGCCGATGAAACTGGAGAAGAGCAAGCTGCTCCCGTTGCGATTGAGTTTCGTCAGGAATGCGTCTTCCCCGCCGGCGGGAGTGCCCTTCGTCGTCTGCACCGCCAGACCGGCGATCGGGAAATTGCCCGAACTCGTCGTGCCGGCAACCACCGCGTTGCCGTGCGCGTCGACCGCGATGTCCTCACCGAAATCGTTGCCGGACGCGCCTAAATACGTGGAGTAGGCGACGCTTCCGTCGGGCCGGAACTTCACCACCAGCGCGTTGGAGAAGCCGCCCGCGGTCGTTTGGTAGGCCCCCGCCGTAACGGGAAAATCGCTGGCAGTGCTGCTGGATGTGAGGTAAATGTTGTCGGCGCTATCGACCGCGAGTGCGCCGTCGCGATCTCCCCCTTCGGAGCCGTTCGACCCTCCGTAAAACGTCGCAAAATCCAGTCCCGTCCCCGCCGCGTTGATCTTCGCGATGTAGAGGTCGGCCCCAACGGAATGACCGACCGGTTACACCGCGTTGACGACGGGGAGCCCTGCACCGGTGGAAGTGGCCAAGGACTCGACCACCGCGCAACCCAGCGAGTCGATGGCGATACATTGCGCGCCCTGATCACCGGAACTCGTGTTCGTGGGACCCAGGGTGACGCAATACTTGAGGTACCTGCCTTGCGGCTCGATCTTGCAGACCCGTACGCCCGCCGTCGCGCCCAACTGGGTGATCGTCTGGATCTGCCCCTGCCCGCTCCCAATGCCGTTGTTGGCGGGCAATCCGTTGCCGCAGGCGTAGGCGTTGAAGTCCGAGTCCACTGCGATGCCACGATTGAACTCTACATCTAAGCTGTTGATGGTTTGCATGAACGTCGAGTAGATCAGCCCAGAGCCGTCCGGAGTGAGACGCGTGACGAAACCAGCTCCACCGGGGTTCAGCGTGGTGTCGAAAGCCCCGGGCGTCACCGGGAAATCACTGCTGGCGGTTGTGCCGCAGACGAACGCGCTTCCGTCGTCGGCCACTGCAATGTTCGGCCGCTGTTGCGTGTTGGTGCCGCCCTCGCCCAACGATCCGCCGAGATAGGTCGAAAAAATGAGCGCGGTGCCATCGGCGCTGAGCTTGGCAACGAAGAGATCGCTAGTGCCCTCCCGCGAGGTGTCGTATGCGCCGGGTGTGACCGGAAAGTCCGTGGATACGGTGTGGCCGACGACACAGGCCTCCCCCGATCCATTTACGGCAATGCTCCAACCGCGCTCCGTGGAGGCTCCACCGAGATACGTGCCGTAAACGAGCGTTGGATCTATGACCAACTGCAGCGTTGGGTCGTAATCACCGATCGAGAAACCCACTCGGTCCGGTCCGCGCAGCTCAAATGCGCCGGCGATTTCGCGCCGTCGGCCATCGATCTCCTGATACAACACGGGCTTGTGTTGTCGCACCTCGCCTTCGCCGACATGCAGCACCAGGTCGCCGCCCTCATCAATCTCGAGCCCGTCGGCGCCTTCGAACACGAGCGTGATAACGGATGGATCGGCCTGCGGCGAAACCACGAAATCGAATTCGAGTTGGCGCTGATTGCCATAGTGAATCAGGTCGATTCCGCAATAGACGTCGTGATAGCGCACCTTCCCGTACGTGGAGATATTTGTGCGCCATTGCGCCGGGTCGCTCCCGCGGAAGTAGTTGACTTTTCCCAGCAGCTCGTCGAGGCCCGATATCGCCGGGTGCGGATCAGCGCCTTCCAATTTCATGCGCAGCACGGCCGACGCCATGGTCTCGTCGCCGTCCGGCGCAGCCCCCGGGGCGAGTCGAAAGACCATCTCATCAGGCGTCAGGAAGAGTGCGTAGCCCGGTCCGCGCGCCAGATAGGCCACCGCGCAGTCCGTCTGTCCCTCGTTCAACTCAAAGTGCAGGGGGACGCGGTGGTGGTTACCAACGCCCGACACTTTGCCTGACCCATCGGAGGGACCGAAAGTGTCCGCGCCTGCGAAGCCGCCCGTGCAGGTGATGGTGAGGCCGATCGCCACTATCGCACTGGTCAAAGACTGTTTCATGGGCTCTCTCCGATTGTCAGGGTCCTGATTGATGGGTCGCGGCGCCACGCGGCGGCCGCTTGGCAAACCGTCCGCTCTCTCCATAGTGCAAACCAATTCGCTGGATTACGCAGTTCATGCAAAGTTTTTTTCGTCCGTTGAGCGCGCGGAGGGTCCCTTGACCGCGCACGCTCCCTTTGATACGGAGTCGCTCCGACCGTTTGAGAGGATCGCCTGGACGGGCGCAGATGGTGACTGGCGTGAGACCTTGCCCGTCTCATCCCGCTCCCATCGACGAAATACGATTAACGTCAACCCTAGCGATGTGGCTGCCGTATTACTAGATACCCCGAGGGGTACGTGCCCCACGAATTGCACGACCGCTGATCTTCGGTCGCGGTGTCTTTTCCGCCAGCAACAGCCTGACCAGCACGCCGACGCGATTCCGCGCCCGCAGTTGCTTGAGGAGTTTCTTCGCATGCAATCGAATCGTGTCGACCGACACCCCCAGCCGGGCCGCCATCTGCCGGTTTTCGCAGCCGCGGCAGATCAGCCGGGCCACCTCCGCCTGCCGCCGTGTCAGGGACAGCCGTCGCACTAAACGCCGCCAGCGCGCTTCGCCGAACAGGTCGGGCAACAGGTCCGGGTCCTCGAATTGCTCAGGCGACGCCATCGCGTTCGGTGCTCCAAGTGTCTAATTCTGATGACAGGGGTGGGCAGAAGGTCCGCCGTCTCCTAGAGCGACAACCATCCAGCGCCCTTACACCTGTCCCCAGCGTCTTTTTGCAGTACAATGGTGTTTGGTTCGTTCCGGGACGACTTCCCATCTGCGACGGGTCGCTATGAGCCAGGAAGAACAAGAAGGCCAGCTTCTGGAGCGGGCGGTCACGGGCGACGAAGCCGCCGTCGAACATTTGATGATGCAACACCATCACCGCCTCTCGGCTGCGGTGGGACGGATGCTCCCGGGCGACTTGCAGGGCGTCATCGCCGTCGACGACGTTCTCCAGGAGGCCTACGTGATCGTGTTCCGCGAGATCCGGTCGTTTCTGCCGCGCGGGCCGGGTTCTTTCTATGCCTGGCTCGAGAAGATCGCCGAGAACCGGCTCTTCGACATGATCAAGGCTCAACGCGCCGCTAAGCGCGGAGGCGGTCGCGAGAGGGTGGAGGCGCCGGTCAATCCGGCCACCGGGTCCGCCGTGGAATGGTTGGGCATGCTGGCCGTAAATGAGCGGACGCCCAGCCAGTCGGCCGCCATTCGCGAGGCCGTGGCGAAGGTGCAACTCGCCATGGAAGGATTGAAAGAGGATTATCGCCAGGCGCTGCGACTGCGCTACATCGACGGCCTGCCCGTAGCCGAGGCGGCCGTCCGGATGAACCGGACGGAAGGGGCGCTGTGCCTGCTCTGCCACCGTGGTCTGCGGCAGATGCAGGAGGCCCTCGGCAGTTCGGCGCAGTTTTTCAGCTCGTCGGCGTAACGATCGCGCGCGGCTCTCGCTGTAAGGTGAAGCGATGGACAGGTACGCCAGGTTGATTCGCGGAGGCGAAGTCGAAGAGCGTGCACCCAGATCGAGGGGGCGACCATGACGCTACGCGCCGACGAGGAGGCGACCGGCTCATCCGAGAGGTTGGTGCGTATCCAACGCGTGGTGGACGACTGCATTGACCGGCGGATCGCGGGGGAGGAGCTTTCGGACGAGAAAATCCTCTCCGGTCATCATGATCTGCTGCCGGAGCTGGCCGAGGAGCTTCGCGGCTTGGGCGTGATCGAGCGGGCCCGCCGCCGGGCCGTCGAAACCCGATCCGGAGGCGCTTCGCCCCGAATGTCTGCCGCCGCCGTACCGCCGGACCTTTTCACCGGCTACGACATGCTCGGCGAGATTCACCGGGGCGGCCAAGGCGTAGTCTACCGTGCCACGCAGCGCTCCACGAAAAGGCCCGTCGCCATCAAGGTCAGCCACGAAGCCGCTCTGGGCCAGGGACACGAACTGGCCCGGTTCGAGCGCGAGGTGCATATCCTCGGCTCGCTCCAGCATCCGGGCATTGTGACCATCCACGACAGCGGCGTGGGTGCCGGCGGATCGTGCTTTTTCGTGATGGACTACATCGAGGGCCGACCGCTCGATGACTATGTCCGCCATCAGGCTGCCGACGGCAGTCCCCTGCCCATCGAGACCGTGCTCCGGCTCTTCATCAAGGTTTGCGATGCCATTAACGCCGCGCACCTTCGCGGGGTGATCCACCGCGACCTGAAGCCTAGCAACATCCGCGTGGATGCTCAGGGCGAGCCGCGCGTCCTGGATTTCGGCCTGGCCAAGCTCACGGTCAAGACCGACGACCCCACCATGACGCAAACGGGGCAATTCGTCGGGTCGCTGCCCTGGGCCAGCCCCGAGCAGGCCGAGGGTGCCGAGGATGTCGACGTACGCACGGATGTTTATTCTCTCGGCGTAATTCTCTATCAACTGCTTACGAGCCAACCGCCTTACAAGACCGTCGGCTCTGTGCGGGAAGTGATGGATGCGATCATCAGGGCCGCGCCGGCGCCTCTCAGCACCGTGCGCCCCTCGATCGACAACGATCTCGACACCATCGTCCTGAAATGTCTTCACAAGGACCGCGACCGGCGTTACCAGAGCGCCGGGGAACTGGCCAGGGACTTTCGTCATTATCTCGCGGGCGAGCCCATCGAAGCCAAGCGCGACAGCGGTTGGTACGTTTTGACCAAGACGATCGGGCGATACCGGGCGGCGGTGTTCGCGACGGCCGCCTTCCTCTTTCTTTTGACGGGATCCACGATCGCCTTAGCCTTCCTGTACAACCAACAAGCGACGCAGCGCCGCCGTGCCGATGAGGCCCGCAGCGCGTCCGAAAAGTCGGCGCGCGACGAAGCCCATGCCCGGCAGCTCGCCCAGGAAAACGCGGCGAAGGCCGGCGCGGAAGCGTCCAAACAGGAAGCCGTCAACCGTTTTCTACAGGGTCTATTGGCCACCGCGAACCCGAAGGAGAATCCCAAAGGACGCGACATGACCGTCCGCCAAGCCGTGGATCGCGCAGCCGGTGACCTGAAAAACGAATCGCTCAAGCAACAACCCGAGGTCGAGGCCGCCGTGCGCTTGACGCTGGGAAGTACGTACCGCGAGTTGGGCGATTTGCCGAACGCCGAAAAGCATCTGACTCGCGCGCTCGCAATCCGCGAGGAATCTCCCGAACGTCAAGACGACGAAATCGCCCAAAACTTGGTGCAATTGGCGACGTTGCGAATGGAGCAAGGCCGCATGAAGGACGCCGAACCCTTGCTGCGCAGGGCCTTGACGATTCGCGAAGAACTTTTCGGCCCGGAGCATTTGAAAGTGGCGTACGTTTTGAATGATCTCGGACTCGTGCTTCGGAATCTTTCCCGATTCGACGATGCCGAACTATTGTTCCGCAGGGCGCTGGACATTCGCCGCAAGTCCTCCGGCGATCATCGCATTGAATTAGCGGTTTCACTCCACAATCTGGCTTCCCTTGAAGATTCTCGCGGCCATTTGGCCGAAGCGGAGGCTCTGTATCGGGAGGCGCTGGCCCAGAGACGGGCCAAGGCAGGTGTGGGTGATCCGGAACTGGTCCGAACGCTGAGCAACCTCGCCATCGTCTTGGGAAGGCTGGACAAGCTCCCGGATGCGGAAACGACCCTTCGCGAAGCGCTTCTCCTATCGCAGCAATCGTATGGCCAAGAGCACCCGATGGTCGCCTTATCGATGCACAATCTGGCCGAGGCCCTGCGCAATCAGGAGAAGTTTGACGAGGCCGAGCCCCTTCACCAGGAAGCACTTCGGATGCGTCGAAAACTCCTGGGCAATGAACATCCCAGTGTCGCCGCGAGCCTCACCAACACCGGTTCTTTGCTGCGCCAACGCGGCCGATATTCCGAGGCGGAGGAAATGTCGAGGGAAGCAGTGGCCATGTTTGTGGAGCTTCTCGGCCAGGAGCATCCGAATACCGCGGTTTGTATGCACAATCTTGGCCTGGTTCTTCTCGATCAGGACCGCCTCGACGAGGCCGAACAGGTATTCCGCGAAGTCCTGGCAATTCAACGCAAGGCGCTGGGTGAAGATAATCCGCAGGTCGCGGCGTCGCTGCACAACCTGAGCGTGGTCATGAAGCAGCAAGGCAAGCTGAGCGATGCGGAAGCCATGATGCGCGATTCACAGCGAATCCGACGAGCGAAACTTCCCCCCGAACACGCGGCCACCACCAGCGGCATGGCCCAACTGGCGTCGATCCTGCTCCTTCGCTCCGATCCTGCCCTCCATGACGAGGTGCGCAGACTGGCCGAGGATGTGCTGAGCCGCCGTCGAAAGTCAGTGCCGGCCGGGCATCGCGAATTGGCCGCGGCCGAGGGCCTGTACGGCGCCTACTTGACGGCGGTCGGTCATTACGAGGAGGCGGAGCCGTTGGTCCTTGCGGGTTATTCAGTCGTCAAGGAGCTAACACAGGTACCACGGCGCGACAAGGGCGAGGCGCTCGAGCGAATCATTACGCTTTACGAGAACTGGGGAAACCCGGAAAAGGCCGCCGAGTGGCGAGCACGGCTTGCCACTCCGCCGTCGGGGCCAGGTGTGATTCCAAAGAGTTCGGAATAATTGCGTGGTTCGCCGCGCAAGTACACGGGCATGTCAGTAAAACACTACCGCTTATGACCGGCGAGGAGTTGCTAAAGTCGATGGTTTGAATTGTGCCTCCATCCGCATCGACCCGGGTCTCATGGTCGCCCAGTTCGCCAAGTTCCTGCGGAACCTGCCGGTGGAGGCGGACATTCAACTCAATCTGCTGGCGGCGGAGTGGAGCGTGGGAGCCACGACCGATCATGGCGGCCCCCGCACGGTGGCCTGCCGTTCGTGACCCGCTGCTGGCTTTACCCAAGGAGAAATTACCGATGATCGATCGATTGAACCTTTTCTGGAGATGCGCGAAGTGTGGCATAGACCAGCTCGGGCCGGTCGGCGACATTCCCGTGGCGGGGATCCTCCGGGTTATGAGATGGCGGAAGCTGATTTTCACAACTTCCGACTGAACCCGGATTTAGCACTAAGCTCGGTGATGTCCGAGGCTTAACTCAGAACAGCATAGTTACCATGATCACCATGGTCAAGCGAACACCACTGCATTTCCACTGCAGTTCGCGCGCTGCCCGTCGATTGAAGTTTGGTCACCGGCCGTTGTTCGCGCGCCAGCGCGGGTCCAAAATGTCGAGAGCCTTTCATTGTTGCGTTAGCGCGCCAATGTTGGCGAGACTCACGCCGATATGCCGCCTCACCGAGGGCGGGAAGGGATGCAACATAAGAAGGCCTATCAGACGTGCGCGTTGCACTACATCTCCGCTAGCTCGACGCCCTGGATGGAGGCGGCGACGACACAATTCCCCCAGACGGACGCTGTTTGTCCGTCGCGCTCAGGGTTCTCGAGGTTTATTAAACATCGTCACCATCGTCACGACCGTCACCAACCCGCGCCGCGGCGTCGGAAACGAGGTTTTCCGGTGACGATCGGACGGCGGACTGTGACGATATTCTGCCAAAGTGTGACGATGTCGCGGCACATGCGAAGTCTTGATCGTCACGCGTAAGTCCTTGTAAATCCAAGTCCGGTGACGATGGTGACAGTTGTGACGATGTTTTCCGGGTATTTTCTAGCGAGATAGGCGTGCCGCGCCGCGTGTGTGCGCCAACGACGACGCTGATTCCGAACCGCCGCAGGTCGGGTGCCAACCGTCGCAAATCGCCGCAGACCTTTCGAGCGCTCTTGAGCCATTCCTTGGACTTGCGGGTCTTCTCGTCCGTATGGTGGTCCTCGAGTTCGGTTAGAAGCTCTTTGGCGATGCCCTGCCACCGGTCGCGATTACCCATCAGACCCACGATGGGCGGACCGATGATGGCCGACTCGATCGCGGCATGCGTCGAATCGCCGCGGCTTTCGAAATAGGCCGCCGGAATCGTTCCCGGCTTCCACCCGAAGGCGGGTTCGGCCGCTGTCACCCATTTGGCGAAGTCCGCCATACGAGGAACACTCGACAGCTTGACCGTACCCTCGTTCCGAAGCGCGGTGCTAACGGCATCGAGGAGGGCCCCAAGTATCCGAGGGCGGGCGGCCTCGAATTCCGCCCAGAACGACTCTTCGTCCCAGCGGCTCTCGTCGTTTATTTCGGGCAGTAGGAGTGGAATCGAGCGATCCAAGAGGTCGGGCTTCGTGGCTACGTCGCTGATCCCGTTGAGCATTACGGGCCGGATGGCATCGAAGAGCTTTTCCTCGTCGTCCGTATAGAGTTCGCGCGTCGCGAAGCCTCCTCCCGTCGCCAGGCTGCAGAGCGAGTCGGACAACCATAGGGGTAATCCCGATAGGTTGTCATAAGCGACGATCCAGCAGTTGTTCGCCGCGATCATCAAGTCGCGGTCTTCCTTTGGCGGCCGACGAAGCGGAGTTTTATTTGGGTCGACCAGGAGCCGGCCGATCCGGCACGCCGTGGTCTTTGCGCTTCCCTGTTCGCCGTTGACAATCAAGATGACAAACGGACGGCCGGAGCAAAATGCGGCGACCAACCACGCGATATAAAGCACCCATGTCCGCTGGTCCGGCATGTTCACGAAGGGACGAAGTTCATCAATTGAGCCGCCCTGAATTGGCGTCGGAAGAGGTAACATTCCCTTTCGTCGTATGAATCGCACCGGCGGATGGTCATGCACGCACC from Phycisphaerae bacterium includes:
- a CDS encoding helix-turn-helix transcriptional regulator, which gives rise to MASPEQFEDPDLLPDLFGEARWRRLVRRLSLTRRQAEVARLICRGCENRQMAARLGVSVDTIRLHAKKLLKQLRARNRVGVLVRLLLAEKTPRPKISGRAIRGARTPRGI
- a CDS encoding RNA polymerase sigma factor: MSQEEQEGQLLERAVTGDEAAVEHLMMQHHHRLSAAVGRMLPGDLQGVIAVDDVLQEAYVIVFREIRSFLPRGPGSFYAWLEKIAENRLFDMIKAQRAAKRGGGRERVEAPVNPATGSAVEWLGMLAVNERTPSQSAAIREAVAKVQLAMEGLKEDYRQALRLRYIDGLPVAEAAVRMNRTEGALCLLCHRGLRQMQEALGSSAQFFSSSA
- a CDS encoding serine/threonine-protein kinase, encoding MTLRADEEATGSSERLVRIQRVVDDCIDRRIAGEELSDEKILSGHHDLLPELAEELRGLGVIERARRRAVETRSGGASPRMSAAAVPPDLFTGYDMLGEIHRGGQGVVYRATQRSTKRPVAIKVSHEAALGQGHELARFEREVHILGSLQHPGIVTIHDSGVGAGGSCFFVMDYIEGRPLDDYVRHQAADGSPLPIETVLRLFIKVCDAINAAHLRGVIHRDLKPSNIRVDAQGEPRVLDFGLAKLTVKTDDPTMTQTGQFVGSLPWASPEQAEGAEDVDVRTDVYSLGVILYQLLTSQPPYKTVGSVREVMDAIIRAAPAPLSTVRPSIDNDLDTIVLKCLHKDRDRRYQSAGELARDFRHYLAGEPIEAKRDSGWYVLTKTIGRYRAAVFATAAFLFLLTGSTIALAFLYNQQATQRRRADEARSASEKSARDEAHARQLAQENAAKAGAEASKQEAVNRFLQGLLATANPKENPKGRDMTVRQAVDRAAGDLKNESLKQQPEVEAAVRLTLGSTYRELGDLPNAEKHLTRALAIREESPERQDDEIAQNLVQLATLRMEQGRMKDAEPLLRRALTIREELFGPEHLKVAYVLNDLGLVLRNLSRFDDAELLFRRALDIRRKSSGDHRIELAVSLHNLASLEDSRGHLAEAEALYREALAQRRAKAGVGDPELVRTLSNLAIVLGRLDKLPDAETTLREALLLSQQSYGQEHPMVALSMHNLAEALRNQEKFDEAEPLHQEALRMRRKLLGNEHPSVAASLTNTGSLLRQRGRYSEAEEMSREAVAMFVELLGQEHPNTAVCMHNLGLVLLDQDRLDEAEQVFREVLAIQRKALGEDNPQVAASLHNLSVVMKQQGKLSDAEAMMRDSQRIRRAKLPPEHAATTSGMAQLASILLLRSDPALHDEVRRLAEDVLSRRRKSVPAGHRELAAAEGLYGAYLTAVGHYEEAEPLVLAGYSVVKELTQVPRRDKGEALERIITLYENWGNPEKAAEWRARLATPPSGPGVIPKSSE
- a CDS encoding SBBP repeat-containing protein; the protein is MKFRPDGSVAYSTYLGASGNDFGEDIAVDAHGNAVVAGTTSSGNFPIAGLAVQTTKGTPAGGEDAFLTKLNRNGSSLLFSSFIGGGGATTTGGDAGYGVALDAAGDAYVTGWTNSTSFPVTPGAFQTIKAGAVGTFDAFICKAVVNNPPTVNCPETATAECTSSAGATIELTSPIADADGDPLTVTWLVDTFVVQTDNVPDGGSLATTATLALSRAYSVGVHTVEVQVSDGSAPPVACTTQVTVTESQPIISSPPASTQLCIGGTPGAFSVVASGTEPLSYQWRREGIDISGATSDTFPLAPDSLDDGGSYDVVITNACGSLITSSAATLTVHPHGPDITQQPVDATRCPGEMVSFSVAASARIGGEITYQWRKNGLPISGATSDSYSFTVTSIADGGQYDCVVDECDCGVTTSTPAVLTVRNDAPVLTLNGPAEITLECHVDTYAEAGAASEDDCDGPLPADIGGDFVDANTMGHYDVLYDKTDSQGNAAVQVTRTVNVVDTLAPTLTVDTTPLTVESHGSCQVAVTLPTATAEDDCDPNLVVTNDAPALFPAGETTTVTFTTRDAAGHTTTAELPITVTVCGCATLLVQVDQHTVGTGARPVTTKLGIAGMQVCVFDKSEGSCARELGVSWQNYPAIYETCPSAACGMTAADGSLRLVLPAGDYIVIGKYDPDGLPPNDDGDELYLGVSASDFQCSTDNNPDTITMRKYLQLVQTGDGKKVPAKYTIRTGSELLIIEPEYVVWDQTEQSYPFVFQSVGDWGVTATVAPPEGFVADHDALSADVNNEVEAVQFTITEVGSDLVPTETTFDVTHKGKHEKIRSRVGILLTPDYATSRGFNVGELRARGLIVDPPTRPGTGPNHGAGQSGK